A window of the Bdellovibrio sp. ZAP7 genome harbors these coding sequences:
- a CDS encoding OmpA family protein, producing the protein MQKYIVGLSAALLVTGCVTKSKYTADINERDGALAQEKAAVTALTTEKQQLTGEKQQLEQKLIVVTKDRGQLKTSLDEMKQAMAEMRARQAEERKRLKEFEDLTKRFQKLVDTGNISVKVIDGKMVVSLGSDVLFGSGSAKLSPAGLEAIKEVTNQLKTIPGKSYQVEGHTDNLKIATAVFPSNWELASARALNVTRAMIDAGMPAANVSAASFGDTHPVQSNDTPEGKAANRRIAIVVVPDLSTMPGYEELNKMSSKQEAAAAAPAK; encoded by the coding sequence ATGCAAAAATATATCGTGGGCCTTTCAGCGGCTCTATTGGTTACAGGTTGTGTAACAAAATCTAAATACACTGCAGACATCAACGAGCGTGATGGCGCTTTGGCTCAAGAAAAAGCTGCGGTGACAGCTTTAACAACAGAAAAACAACAACTGACAGGCGAAAAGCAGCAGCTTGAACAAAAATTGATCGTGGTCACAAAAGATCGTGGTCAGTTGAAAACTTCTTTGGACGAGATGAAGCAGGCGATGGCAGAAATGAGAGCTCGCCAGGCTGAAGAAAGAAAACGTCTTAAAGAATTCGAAGACCTGACAAAACGTTTCCAAAAATTGGTCGACACAGGAAATATCTCAGTTAAAGTTATTGATGGAAAAATGGTTGTAAGTTTGGGCTCTGACGTTTTGTTCGGTTCTGGCTCTGCGAAACTTTCACCAGCAGGTCTTGAAGCGATCAAAGAAGTTACCAACCAACTTAAAACGATCCCAGGCAAGTCCTACCAAGTTGAAGGTCACACAGACAATTTGAAAATCGCGACAGCCGTTTTCCCTTCTAACTGGGAATTGGCTTCGGCTCGTGCCTTGAACGTAACTCGTGCGATGATTGATGCAGGTATGCCAGCTGCTAACGTCAGTGCGGCAAGCTTCGGCGATACTCACCCGGTTCAATCGAATGACACTCCAGAAGGCAAAGCGGCAAATCGTCGTATTGCGATTGTGGTCGTGCCAGATCTTTCGACAATGCCTGGTTATGAAGAGCTTAATAAAATGAGCTCTAAGCAAGAAGCGGCAGCAGCTGCTCCGGCGAAATAG